The Triplophysa dalaica isolate WHDGS20190420 unplaced genomic scaffold, ASM1584641v1 Contig16, whole genome shotgun sequence genome includes the window TGTTTGAGTTTGAAGTTGAAGTAGCAGACATtcaatataacaaataattGCAATAGTTGTAAAGTGCAGTTCTTCATAAGCGTAATATACATATTGAATAATTACACATCCATACGTTTGGACACACACGTGTTCTCATTTCACAATCAGAGGAATGTGTTTGGGCTGTTTCACTGAAATTTAGCTGGAAATGATTCAAATGGATGTGTCAtggttaatgtgtgtgtgattctttGTTCTTTGTGCAGATTACATGTGTATGTACACACATACCAAGATGTATTCAGAAACTTTCAAGATTTCTCATGTTATCACAGTTCACTCGCTTTAGTTTagaaaatggaaataaaatagTTAAAGTTTGTCAGAACAAATGTATCTTGACAATGTCCATCCTTCTGTTAGACTGTCTCACACATGATTGAGGTTGAATAGCTGTCAGCACGATAAGTACGATTTTGGGGAAgcaaaataaaactcaaaaattTAATGGTAACAGATGAATGAAGCGTCACAAATTATTCCGCACTCAGCTCCTGCAGCTTCGCAAAGGCGATAAGGCTGCTACAATGCTCCTGAAATAAAACTCAAAGGTTGTGTAGAGgtaaaatatacaataagttgcaatatcaaaataattgcCATGGTTGCAGAATCGCAGttcttaaaaacaatataaatattgaataaatacatgcagtatacacacacaaaccgcATGCTTGTAAACACATATGGAGCATATAGAACAAACTGTCTTGTGATTGTGACACATCTGATGGATTTCTCACCGTTTCCAGTGAAATCTCGCTGAAGCAAAAGGTCCAGTTCTATTCATTTAGAGGCCCGAGGCAAAGTTGATTCTAGAGGCCAACCACACGACTCACATACCCTCCACTTCtcaggaaaaataaagatatataaCACTGTAAAAATCAACAAGTATGATCTTATTTAAAGtctgtttcaatttgaaattgctctgaacacatttttttattttaattgaatgtaattattttacagTCACACAGCCACTGTGCCTTTGGATGAGTTTAGCCAACTGGATataagcaaaatgaaaaaagcaccatcatgaaaaatgtacttaaaatcACTGCAGCAAAGTTGCTTTTGGGGTTTTGTTCTTATTGTGTACTCTTCCACATCACATTTGGCGTCCCTGGGTGGGCAGGTAAGAGGCTGAGGACATCAGACGGCCTGTGACGGGCCATCCGGCAGGTTGCACAGGTCGAAAAAAGGTGCGATTATAGGTAAGCAGTTTTGGCCTGAGATGAAGAGGCTCATCCCAAGAGGGGACATTATTGATTACACAGAAATGAATTGAGTTGAGATGtagaattacaattttttcttgtctttgtccGTATGAGTGTTTTGTGTATCAACCTAGCTGAGAGTGTAGAGGAGGGGCTGTTGGTCCCAGaaaagttgtgtgtgtgagtgtggaCAAGGAACAGGAGAGAAAATGTTACAAAGAATAGAGAACTATTATAAATAAggaatatatagaaatatataaatccTGTATCCTCTAaaattgctttttgtttataaagaaTGAGTACAAGAATTTTAAACGTTTTCcgaaatattttgctttttataaaaatggtattttggaaaaatattcAAGAGACTGTTATTGGATGTTGAAATCTTGTGactataataaaaaagatatgaGGTGTATTTATGGGACGACCAACACTTAGAAAAGAGAAGGTGATACATTGAGACGATCACGGCTGAAAGGCTGTGTGAGAGCCAACAAAGGAAAAATCACCCATGTTCACAATACGATGCATAAGGTAAAGAATACTAAAACATTTTCCTCTAAAGCATATTGACTAATAAAGGATACGATagctgatttttttgtttgagttcatattttGAAGACTTTCCCTTCTTAGTATGGCTTTTTACAGATTAATTATTCATAATTGATGATTGAAGGATTAAGACCCATGATTTTGAATCTTCTGTCCCAGTATTGATTTATAtgatcaaaaatacatttttaagttctATGATTGAGACTTTTTTCCCCATTAGTGACTTTctgctttaatatatttatttatgttacagATCACAGAAGCATTTGCATGGCTGAGGAGGGGCCAGGTCTCGATATGAGAGAAGCACAGCCGTTCAGTCTAATATACAGATCATATAACAAGTGTGGTGTCTGAAACTAAGAGAATTAATATTCACTTTTGGGAGGAGGAGACATACTTTGATACAGAAGGGATAGAACAAATtctaacagaagaaagaaaacactgTACCGGAGTCAACTGACAGAAATTCAAAATTTAGACTCTGATGAACAAAATCAAGGCACTAAAAATAAGTTGAGCGTTTTGTTTATATAGTAGTGTTTTGTGAGGTAAACCCTGAATGCTGTTGGTCCTCATagaaaggtgtgtgtgtgtgtgagagagtgtaaTAGTGCATGACAAGTTTAGGTAAACAGGACCTCCttgtataaaaaaagaaatgaatttagataataataataatttagttcAAAATAATTATCATGATTATTCGTATACACATAAGacatatcaatataaaatgattagCAATGATTTATgcacaatatttcaatattaagCCTaatgccaaatgcctaaatgtaaatgtaattaatgaATTATGGGCTTCATTAGTGATAAGGATTGTATGATCTTTGAATTTTAACAGCCTTTAAATATGAGATATTTAAAGAGTACTTGAAATATGAAATGGGTGGATTTGAACCTTGGTAATGCCTCACTAATGGGATCAAGCGACGAATCGGATATCTAACaaagcaaaagaaacaaaattgtTCATAGATGACACCCTGTAAATGGGCCGGTGGCTATAGTCACTGCCCAGCTACCTTCATCGTCCGAGGTGCCCCTCTCAACCCCCCCGGACAAGCATTCGTTCAAGATCTCTGTTAAAAGACGTGAACACTCCGCTGAAGAGCTCAAGAGCCACTGAGTCCGCTCGCTCCCCCTGTGTCACTCACAGTGTCTCTGTGTGAGAGAACACAACAGTTTCAGAAGATCATCCCGTTATTCCACATTACATACATGTGCTTGATCTGCAGAattaattatttgattttttttgcttctGGTCTTTTATTCGTGACAACTGCTACGTGTACAAAATATATACGTTCTCAAAGAGAATTAGAGTTCTTGTCGAATCAAAATGGTTTTCCCCGATCTGATATAATATCAAATTTTCTGTTATTGGCACACGTTGTGTTGAATGCCtacagaactgaccgtttttaTCACTTTAAAAACTAGTAATCTATAACATagcccaaaataaaataaaataaaataaaataaaataaaataaaataaaataaaataaaataaaataaaataaaataaaataaaataaaataaaataaaataaaataaaataaaataaaataaaataaaataataaaataaaataaaataaaataaaataaaataaaataaaataaaataaaatataatataatataatataatataatataatattaatagtaGCCCAGATAGCAAAGCGATGTGTGAAATCtattaaatcaatgttaatactgtttatttgtcaattttAACGCATCACTATCTCTTTTGGCCGAAAATAATGTGGAAAAATGTggaaatttcaacaaatcaccattattgtgaaaatgtaataatggCTTTGGCTactataaatgttttcaaagagTTTTACTCTCGCATAgtacaacacaaaacatatatgAACATATTTACTGAGTGCTACAGTGTGATAATAAGAAAGACATTTCTAAGAGCGAGTGCTGTCTTCTCCTGCACCAAATCTTACTGTCCTTTTGTTTGTTTCGgccactgtccctttaactgtgtgtagatgtgtacatacagtttttgatagatgatcttttttaaatgcatctgTTGAGGATATTTaacacttgttttatttttgctcttatTCCCTTTCATTCAAGATTGATTTTAATACGGATATGACCAAATAATTCCACCTAAACACCTTAAATTTGTTTGAAGAACAAAATTATATTCTTATCCTTTTATTACATTAGCCAAGTTTTACATTcataaaaccaaaataacatattttcaaaaccatttatttttaaaccattataaatgtaaaacacaaaataaagatgtAATTTAATGCCCATTCTTTATTTTccgatattttatttatatgtatttagttatgttatattgtatttctttttaacttttatttgtatatatctGTAATTCAGTTCATGAGTATTGtgtctttgttattttattaatctttgatgaaagaagattgtttttgtttatttctttgtatatatttctgtatatttaatattacagtgTTTAGTAACATTTAGttacattaaattattataagtgtagtaaccatgtttttttggtggaCTGATTATTTAGGGCCAGCCCCCCTAAAAATTAttagattaattaatttgtgaTCGCTTCAGTCccctttaaaaactaatttgaaacGGGGGCGCGATGCGTCAAGTTTCGGCTCCTCCCCTGATCTAAATCTGCATGGATTCAGCGCGTTATTCAATCCGCAGGGGCGCCGAGCGGAGCGAACATCAGAGAgtacaaggtgtgtgtgtgcattcacTGATAGATTGCTATGATATGACACCTGCATCGGTGCAGTTCTTGTAATTTCAGTTTACATAATGTTACTGGATCAATACACGGTTAGGTTTCTCATCCTACACCTGTACGTCTTCACTGCGTTTAGACCTTATCACAGTGTGatagttgtttttttcttccaacAAAAATGAAGCGATTAACACTCATGCCAATATACTTTAGAAAACGATGaggatttatttgaatttactttttaacatttaaaacttaTTAAGGTGTATCTCGGCATTAGATGATGTTGCCATCATGCACAGAAATGGTTAAATACACACATCATTGTCTGAAAGCAACAaatggcagagagagagaaacatcatgtgaagttattttgttttaattaatagAATTTTTTGTAAGAAATAATGAGTTAATCATGTTACATTAGAGTAAGAGTAGAGTAAagggatttgtgttttatttaagttaattgATTTATAGCAGTGGCAAATTGATAATTCATGTCAATCCAAAATTCTTCTAGAAAAGGttagacatgtttaaaaacattataccTAAGCcatgacaaataaatgaataatacatttatatatatatatatatatatatatatatatatatattattgagttttaaaaaaatctttttaaaattatttgtggTAATTATTGACTACATGAATAAACCAATGACTGATATAaagtcacatttacatttagtaatttagaagacgctttatccaaagcgacttcatGAGGGTTCAATGTGCAATATtgagaggtgaggtgtctgagtGCCATCATCTTGACACAGGTGtacctcagggctcagtgcttggtccgttgctattctctgtatacatgacatccttAGGCTCTGTCATTCAGAaaaatggcttttcctatcactgctatactgatgatacacaactctacttGTCCTTTCGGCCTGATGAtctgactgtttctgcacgcatctcagcttgcctagctgacatctcgctctggatgaatggccatcacctgcagctgaaccttacaaaaacagaactgcttgtaatcccggccgacATAAAGATTCATCACTACCTCTCatttcaactgggctcatcaaccatcacatcttccagaaaggcaagaaacctgggagtggtgatcgatgatcagcttaacttcacagatcaagtttcCAGCCCCGGctggtcctgtagattcatgctctacaatattaggaaaattaaacccttcctatcagagcatgctacgcaagtcctagtacaggctctggtcctgtccagactggacaactgcaatgcgctactgggtggacttccagcttgcacaaccaaacctctacagatgatccagaatgatGTGGCAatagttatctttaatgaaccgaagagagcacacgtcactcctctagtcattaagctacattggctccccatagtcgctcgcatcaaaatAAAGagtctgctcctggcctacaagaccaccagtGGTTCgacaccaccttatcttcactcgctaatgcagatatatgtacccgccagatccctacgctctgcagaCGAACAACggcttgtggtgccatcccaaatgGTAAAAAATCGTACCTTTTCCGGATCGGTTCGaccagatctgcagattctttAGCCATCTtcaagaatcgtctgaaaacacatctcttccgtcaacatctggctgatcagttctgacttctatttcttctctactctttataaaaaaataaaaaaatctaatttatctCTGTATACTGTATTAGTTTATATGAGACCAATCTTCTTTTtctgattgcacttatgctttttgttgtccttatgcttccattgcttaccccacctgtaagtcgctttataaaagcgtctgctaaatgactgaatgtaaatatataataaaaggcCCATTTTCAGTATCACTACATTATATTGTAGactttatttgattatttttcacaagttaaaaaaagcaggtattttattaacttttaaaatgcactgatccataatttattctttattaaaactgAATATCAATGAGGTTTCAAGCATAAAAACATCTTATGCAGTCACTGCAGTCTATTCATCAAGGACGTGAATTCAGAACTGAGCAATGACGCCATCTAGTGATTCTTCTGCAGATTTGCACCATCCTTTGACACTCGATGACTTTGGTCACAATGCAGAATGGATGTTGCTGGCCTTAAATTCTGAAATATCAAGGATAGTGAAATGATGTGATCAGTGGGGAATCAATTAGACTATGAAAAGAAAAACCCGCCCGCCAACTTTacagttgttgtttttcaagAGTTTAACTCTGTGACAGAAATCAAAAACTCTCAAGAAAAAGGCGACATcgaattatttttcatttaatcctGACGAAACATTTCCTTGATAAGCTTCACTAAAAGAGCACTCTGTGGTCACAAACTTTAGTCAAGCATTGCGCGTGCACATTTGCAGCGAAGTTATAATTTTAAGCCGATCGAGCGGTGTCCTTGTCATCTGTGTCTGCTCGCCCGCGCGATCACAGTgaacatgttcatttaaaataaaataaatttaaaggaTTTATGTATTCAGAACCGATGATTGTATcaattttttcaattgttttcaagcATACCAACTAAGAGTATTCAAACTAAAgcaaaataactttaatatgTGATTAACTGTCCGTTGTTAAGAAACAAACCCAATCTGTTGTCCAATAtgcaaatgaaatatttatggaGTTGTTTAATAAAAGACCACATTCTTTATGTTGCTGAAAGTCTTTTTTATGATTGACATTGCAATGAAAGCGCAGCAATATTTAGCTGTACCTGCTGCTGACTCTTTTCTATTACTTCAATATGAACCACTATCACTTTAATCataactttatttgtgtgattattACTTTACAGGTTAGCAGACATCGGTTTTGCtgcaatatatttacattaggGAAGATTATTGGTTTCCACATCAACTTGCTTGTTTATCCTAATTCTAAATTGATCAAACTGAGATCTTAATGTACCGTAAGACATTAAAGAAGCTGACAATGTgatttttaggattttttttccCGAGTTTTATTGTTACAGTTTCAAGCTCTATTTGATCAAAAACATGCAGCCTTAGTCAacaacagaatgttttttttaaaacataaaatcaacaaCAAACCAGAAACTTTTgttgaatgatttatttaaatgatcatgTGTTTTATGCTTCAATCAGTTTAATTCTAATCATAAATCTAGAGAAACTAACACAGAGCTCTTCAGATTATACTCTCTTGCGTTGTTTTCTTCAACAAGTTCGAGCAGCTTGTGTGTTTACTTCTATAGAAACTCACTGAGGTAATGCTTCTTCACGTCCTAAaggcaaaaaataaacacatttatgaatCAAAGTACAACATTTGTACAACAAGTTAAACTTTTGAAAGTTTAGTACCAGTTTCCCAAAAAAGCAGGGACAGGCATCAGGATGGTCCACGATGTATTTAGATTGTTTGTCATCCGACAGATCATGGAATGTTTTTTCAGTATAGTCAGCCTGTGATCATAAaccaaaaaacacatatttgtcaCGTCTGTTTTGTGAATGTCATTAGATCAGAAGAATTTTAAGCTATAAATGCATCTCCAGGAAGCACAAACCTGATCAAGGAAGTGGAACCAAGTAGATGAGAATTTATCAGAGAGGAAGACGTCTATCTTTTGGTTATAATCAGTGGGAGTGATCTCAGTACCTCGAGAACATGAAGTCAACACAAAGACTGCATGGATGACAGATTCAGAAAAGATGAAACAAATGGATTATAGACACAGAACTTTCAAATATAAACCAGCGTGATCCCAAACCCTTATAAGAGAGTTTAACCTACCTTTCTCATTGTCAGTCAATTGGtttttgaacaagtttgcagaATAACTGCTGTCCACGAATATGAtcatctgcagaacataaacataatgaagatatttaaaatgaccaACATCTAGTTCTCATTAAATTATCTTTTAAATGATCAGAGATCTTTGCTCTCATTTAGGTTTAATATGTTATTAAACAGAAGGGGTGCTTCATCTTTACTGTCTGTCATTACTCGTGTGGTGTTGCTTGATGATTGTTCTGTATGTTTCAATGGCTGAATCTTTTAAGATTATAtacagatcatcatcatcatttgaatagtgctttattgtgtattgctgtacacccaaaatAATGAATTGATGTACCTTGGAGAATTTATTCTTGTCAGTCATGTTCTGAATTGCTGCAATGAAATCACTGGCATGAAGCTGTCATAGAAATACAGAATTAATGTTATAGAAGTCAACAGGTTGtcatatttaaacacaacagGTCTATGTCTTAATCCATGTATCCACATATCACATCTTGAACCTTGAAATAACATCTTAACTTTAATAACAAGTCTTTGCTTTTCACTATattatacatacaaaatatacaattttgaaTCAGTTTGGTCATTAGAATGctgctttgttttaaaagtgaatcactaaatgactaaactattgacaataaatgatggccattttttaaatcataccATTATGGCTCATCAttacacatttagtcatttagcttttatccaaagtgattcagaaaaactattattattattattattattacaaatataatgtttatcaTGTCCCTCCTAAAAGTATCTCGCGTCTTTGCTTTTTATACTTACAGAATGATCAGGAAATTCAAACGTGCTTTCAGTCCCTAGACCGGTCATGTAGATGTAGATGTTGTCATCTCTATcactgcattaaataaaaatttaaagatgattatttattttagcacTTTATTTCACAGTCCTGTTATCCATGTACACTAGTGTGTAACTGTAATTACTATCCCTGAACCCAACTCTAAACTTATACCTGACCCATATTAAGTACTTGTAGTTATTATTTGGGTATAAGAACTATAAGTACACTGCAAAAGTTCATGTACTGTAAAACGTGCAACCATGAGAACAGTTTCCAAAATCTAACTTGATCAAATAGCTTTTTGACCTGCAAGTGGTGCTGTCACTTAACATATAAAACCTATATAtgtagatacacacacacatacacacacacacgcgcacgtacacacacacacacacacacacacatgcacacacacagccacacacacttgcacacacacatgcacacgcgcacgtacacacacacacacacacacacacacacacacacacacacacacacacacacgcacacacattctgTATAGCATAGAAAGATTTCTTCTGAATAGACAAACAGACCTGTCTATGACTTTCTTATCAGTGCACTCATTCGCTTGAAGAGCATTCAGGAAGTTCTGTGGGGTCACAtcctgtaaaataaattgatcaTTATTGTCACAAGTCATAATAGTTTTCAGATATTGAATATAAACATCAACATAATATTTGACATTACAAACGTTACCGTTCCAGTGTAATCCTTCAGAACTCCTTTATACACGTTTTCATTATCCAGTACACTGAGAATGGTTCCCTTCTGGGGGTTTCTGCAGGTAGACAATGAGAAGAAAAGTGTGAAGTACAATCATCTCCAACAATCTGTTTTCTATATTCTGTGATCACATGTTTGCAGACCtgataaaactatttatttcatttataaactttttttaaacagacttCTGTACTTTACACTTACACTGCACTACACTTGATGTGtaatatgacaataaataaaaaggaaaaagtcTAACACActtataagtgtttttctaaTGACTGGAGCAGTGATGGTGAATTTGACTGAATTTACTGTATAGTATCTATTTCTCTCTGAGAAGCTAATGTGTCAGGGCTCCATTACACTGTTGTTTCATGAACAGTTTAATGTTTAGCAGTGACTATTACATTCAACCACGatacaaaactgaaaatattacTCACTTGTGATTATCAGCGATGTCATCATACATCATCGTCACAATCTGCTCATCAGGAATGTCTTGTCTCTTAATCAACTGATAGTGACAGCACACATTGGcctgaaacacaaatgaaacaaatgatttttatatgtatttacagTCATCACATACAAGCTGAAGAACAGCACACATAGAGGATTcattatcatgaaaatgacaaaacaagcaCAGACCTGATGTTTGTAATTTTTCCAGCCCTTTGAGCCGGCGACAAGGAGAACCCATTTTTTTCCAgacatttcttgattttttcaaataatgttgCTTTCTGAAAACCAAAGAAAAGATCACAATATGTAGACTTTGTGTTATAAAGTTTAGCACAAAATTCGGTTTTATACTTTGCAGCACTTAAAGAGTTGCTTTTGCTAACAAAGTCCTGAAAAGTATCATAATGAGAAAACTAATTAACATTAATTGGTTAATGAATGTATAAGTTTCTAACTGTCCTGATACAATCTGAATGCTACAAGTGTTATTCGAGATTGAAATAATAAAGTTGAGTAGATCGTTGTCCATCATACCTGCGTTGAGTAAcaggtgtgtgtctgtccagtggttttcaggtgttttagtCTGATAATCTCTGTCTTTATATAGGCAGTAAACTGCGCTCATTTGAGACGGTGGGTGGAGAATACAACGGGTCGGAGCGGCTCTTCATATTATACAATACTTTGATTGGCAGTTACTTCCTTTTATCTTATCTATTATCATCAAAAAACGTTAAATGTTGAATTTTTCAGTTAATGTTCACGCACGTGTGTTTCtgaatttgttacatttttttaacatacgATGGATGTATAGTTATTGTGTAATGGTGAGCGTGTATTACAGC containing:
- the LOC130417118 gene encoding legumain-like — its product is MSGKKWVLLVAGSKGWKNYKHQANVCCHYQLIKRQDIPDEQIVTMMYDDIADNHKNPQKGTILSVLDNENVYKGVLKDYTGTDVTPQNFLNALQANECTDKKVIDSDRDDNIYIYMTGLGTESTFEFPDHSLHASDFIAAIQNMTDKNKFSKMIIFVDSSYSANLFKNQLTDNEKVFVLTSCSRGTEITPTDYNQKIDVFLSDKFSSTWFHFLDQADYTEKTFHDLSDDKQSKYIVDHPDACPCFFGKLDVKKHYLSEFL